The following nucleotide sequence is from bacterium.
GCGGCGAGGCGCTCGCGGATCGTCTCCGGCGCGTCGGCGATCACCGCGTCGGCGACGTCCTTGCCGACGAGAAGGCGGGCGCCGAGCCGCACGGCGGGCCCGGCGAGCGGCACGTTCGTGATCGCGACCAGCGGCACGAGCGCCGAGACCTCGGTGGGGCAGGGCGCACGGCCGATGCGCGCGCACTCCGCGGCGATGATGGCGCGCCGCTCGCGGATGCCGTCGAGGGTGACGCCGGTCACGGCGTTCCAGGCGTCGCCGTAGCGCGCCACGAGCGGCACGATCCACTCCTTGCCCTGGCCGCCGATGACGATGGGCGGATGCGGCCGCTGCACGTTGGCCGGCGCGAACGGCGCCCTGTCGAGCGTGTAGTACTTGCCCGCGAAGGTCGGGTGCTTCTCGTCCCAGAGCTTGGTGATCACCTGCAGCGCCTCGTCGAGGCGCCGCGCGCGCTCCCGCGCCGTGCCGAAGTGGAAGCCGTACGCCTGGTGCTCGCGCTCGAACCAGCCCGCGCCGATGCCGAGCTGCACGCGGCCGTTGCTGAGATGGTCGATCGTGGTCGCCATCTTCGCGACCAGGGCGGGGTTGCGGTACGTGTTGCCGTCGACGAGGAGGCCGATCCGCAGGCTCGTCGTCTCGCGCGCCAGCGCGGCCAGCGTCGTCCAGCCTTCGAGCACCGGACCGTCCTCGTTCGAGTCGAAGATCGGCATGAAGTGGTCGTAGAGCCACGCGCTGTGGAAGCCGAGCCGGTCGGCCTCCTGCCAGATGGCGCGCAGGTCGTCCCAGGTGGTGTTCTGCGGCGGCGTCTGGATGCCGAAGCGGAGGCGTGGGGTGGGCGGATCGGCGGCCGCGACCGGAAGCGCGAACGCCAGCAGCAGAGCGACGAAGAGAGCGCGCATGCGGCGGCTGTATGCGGGTGGCGCGGTCGCGACAAGCCGGGGCGCCGGGTTCGAAACCCCGCGGGGCGTCTGCTATCGGTGGGCGCCGTGACTGGAGGAACTCGCATGCGGAATCTGTTCCTGATGGGCTTGGTGGTCGTGGCGGGCGCGTGCAGCAACGCGACGGTCGACAAGCAGTCGGCACGCGCGACCGATCAGGCGCCGGAGGCGTCGCAGGTCGAGGTCGTGCGCATTCCCTACGACGCGGCGTTCCCGCGCTACGTCGTCACGGTCGAGCCGATGACCTTCGACGCCGAGGGCGGCGGCGGCGGCTCGGCGCCGAGCGTGCCCGGCCAGCGCTACGGTTGGGGGCCGTGGGGGTGGGGTCTCCTGCCCGAAGGCCCGAAGGCCGAGGCCTACAACCCGCCGCCGGCGGGCGTCACCGGCAACGTCGGCAACGCCGTCGCCAATCAGCTGACGACCGCGCTCAGCAACGTCGGCAACGTCATCATCATCGACTACGACCACTACTTCCAGAACCGCTCGAGCCCGGCGAAGCTCGTGGACCGCAAGGCGGGCGAGGTCGGGCCGTTCGTGCTGAAGGGCTCGATCACCGAGTTCCAGGAGGTCGCCGAGGCCGAGGGCAGCGGCTCGGGCGGCTCGCTCGGTGCGCTCGGCGCGGCGGTCGGCATCGCCGGCGCCATCGCGGGCAGCTCCGAGGCGGCGATCGCCGGCACGGCGCTCGGGCTCGCCAATCCCACCTGGGACA
It contains:
- a CDS encoding TIGR03560 family F420-dependent LLM class oxidoreductase yields the protein MRALFVALLLAFALPVAAADPPTPRLRFGIQTPPQNTTWDDLRAIWQEADRLGFHSAWLYDHFMPIFDSNEDGPVLEGWTTLAALARETTSLRIGLLVDGNTYRNPALVAKMATTIDHLSNGRVQLGIGAGWFEREHQAYGFHFGTARERARRLDEALQVITKLWDEKHPTFAGKYYTLDRAPFAPANVQRPHPPIVIGGQGKEWIVPLVARYGDAWNAVTGVTLDGIRERRAIIAAECARIGRAPCPTEVSALVPLVAITNVPLAGPAVRLGARLLVGKDVADAVIADAPETIRERLAAYADAGVTEVVLSLRPPFDPRLLQRFAEEIMPAFSPPEGPKNRR